Genomic DNA from Carnobacterium divergens DSM 20623:
ACAAAGAGTCGAAATTATTAAAACGCTTTACCGAGGAGCAGATATTTTAATTTTTGATGAGCCGACTGCAGTTTTGACTCCACAAGAGATTGATGAATTAATTGATATCATGCGTGAATTAGTTAAAGAAGGAAAATCAATTATCTTGATTACTCATAAATTAGATGAAATTAAACAAGTGGCTGATCGTTGTACGGTCATTCGTCGTGGTCAAAGTATCGATACTGTTGACGTGAAAAAAACAAGCCAACAAGAACTAGCGGATATGATGGTTGGACGCTCTGTTTCATTTAAAACAAAGAAAATAAAAGCGGCACCACAAGAAGTGGTTTTAGAAATAAAAGATTTAGTTGTTAAAGAATCTCGAGGCTTAGAGGCAGTTAAAGGCTTAAGCTTAGACGTTCGTGCAGGAGAAGTCGTTGGGATTGCCGGAATTGATGGCAATGGTCAAAGTGAACTGATTCAAGCAATCACAGGATTAACTAAAGTAGAATCAGGAAGTATCACCCTTGAAGGTAAAGCTGTTCAAAATTTACCTCCTCGAAAAATTACAGAGACGGGTTTAGGTCATATTCCAGAAGATCGCCATAAATATGGCTTGATTTTACCAATGAGCCTAGAGGAAAATATTGCTTTACAAACCTATTACCAAAAACCTCTTAGCAATCATGGTTTTTTAAATCATCGTGCAATCAATCAATATGCTACAAAATTGATTGAAGAGTTTGATGTCCGAACTCCAAATGAATTTGTACCAGCAAGTGCGTTATCAGGTGGGAATCAACAAAAAGCGATTATTGCTCGTGAGTTAGAGCGTAATCCTTCACTATTAATTGCTGCCCAACCAACGCGTGGACTTGACGTTGGAGCGATTGAATACATCCACAAACGTTTAATTGAACAACGTGACAAAAAGAAAGCTGTTTTATTAATGAGTTTTGAACTTGATGAAATTTTAAATGTGTCAGATCGCATTGCGGTTATGTATGAGGGGAACATCGTAGCTATTGTTGACCCTGAAACAACAACTAGAGAAGAGTTGGGATTACTGATGGCGGGTTCGTCATTAGAAAAAGCTCAAGCTGCTTTAGCCGCTGAAAATAATGAAAGATCTGTTGGAGAGGAGAATCATTTTGAATCATAGAAGCGAACGTCTTAAGAATTTTTTAGTTCCAGTGCTTTCAGTAGTGCTAGGGTTGATTCTAGGAGCCATCATTATGTTGGCTTTTGGCTATGATCCCCTATTAGGATATAGTTCATTGATTGATGGTGCGATTGGAAGTCCCTTTTATGTAGGGGAAACATTAAGACAAGCCACACCATTAATTTTAACGGCTCTAGGTTTTGCGGTTGCAAATACAGCTGGCTTCTTTAATATTGGGGTTGCTGGTCAAGCACTATTTGGCTGGGTAGGATCAGTTACCATCGCATTGATGTTTCCTGATTTGCCAAAAATGATTTTGATTCCATTCTGTTTAATTGTGGGAGCTTTATGTGGCGCGGTTTGGGCAGGAATTGCTGGTGTGTTACGAGCTTACTTTAATACAAGTGAAGTTATTGTAACGATTATGTTAAA
This window encodes:
- a CDS encoding ABC transporter ATP-binding protein, whose protein sequence is MSGITKQFGEFKANDNINLKLKKGEIHALLGENGAGKSTLMNILSGLLEPTSGEIKINGEAVKISSPSVANKLGIGMVHQHFMLVKKFTVTENIILGSEPNRLGFLDKLAAKKMINELSGKYGLSVDPTAVVEDISVGMEQRVEIIKTLYRGADILIFDEPTAVLTPQEIDELIDIMRELVKEGKSIILITHKLDEIKQVADRCTVIRRGQSIDTVDVKKTSQQELADMMVGRSVSFKTKKIKAAPQEVVLEIKDLVVKESRGLEAVKGLSLDVRAGEVVGIAGIDGNGQSELIQAITGLTKVESGSITLEGKAVQNLPPRKITETGLGHIPEDRHKYGLILPMSLEENIALQTYYQKPLSNHGFLNHRAINQYATKLIEEFDVRTPNEFVPASALSGGNQQKAIIARELERNPSLLIAAQPTRGLDVGAIEYIHKRLIEQRDKKKAVLLMSFELDEILNVSDRIAVMYEGNIVAIVDPETTTREELGLLMAGSSLEKAQAALAAENNERSVGEENHFES